The genomic region TGAAGCTCTTGGATTTGGTGGTTAGGAACATTTGCAGGCCGGTGCGGATTTTGGCCATCAGACTGAGGTGCGGGAACCGTAGCAGCGAAATCGGATCCCCCCAGGGATAGATTTTCCCTTTGATGAAATAACCCATCGAAGTAGCGCGCCAACGCATCTTGTCGCCAATCCCGAGCTCGCGCATCAAGGCAAAGGTCGGCTCATCCGACTTGCACACGAAATGGTAAAAACGCTCGATCGACAGCGGACCGAAATCGAAATGCGCGGCCATGCCTCCTGGGACGCTGTCAATCTCAATCAGGTCGACCTCATGCCCTAGCTGCACTGCACGATGTGCAGCCGCCAACCCCATGGCGCCAGCGCCGATGACCACAACTCGGCTCATCCTTTTCTCCTAAAAGTCCAGTATAATCTTGCTGTAACGCGGGTCGAGATAACTCTCACTAATGGCATCCTTCAGCGGCGTCGCCCGCACGTTGAAAATAGTCGGCCAGTCGATCACAGGGAACGTCTCGGGGATCACAAGAGCTTCCAGCTGGCTCGTTGTGAACGGCGGCTTTTTTGAAACCTTGCCATAGACGAAAAGCAGCCACCAGAACAACTGGTAGGGAATATGCACGATGCGCGCCTTGGGTCTGACGGTGTCGTGTATCATCTGAATGACATCACCGTAATATGTTTGCTGAAGTCCGGATATGTCGTAGGTGCCAACCTGCTTGCTCTTGAGAGACGAGATGATAATGCTCGCGAAATCCCCGACGTAAAGCGGCTGACGGATGAATTTTCCATCGCCTGGAATTGGGAAAACCGGTACGCGATCCATGAAGCGGCGCAACCAGCCCAAATGTTTACGATCAAACCAGCCGAACATCAGCGTTGGGCGCAATACCACATGTGGGATGTCGCCGACGGTGTCTATGAACCGCTCCTGGGTGGTCTTGGAGCGCGTGTAGAAATCGTCTGCCTTGGAGTTGACTACTGATGAGGAGATATGAACGAAATACGGCGTGCCATGACGTCGCATCGCCTCGACGATTTGCTCTGTGGCAGTCACGTTATTGTCGGTGAACTCCTGCTCGATCAGTCCACCGATCTGGGCCTGGTTCAACAGCACCGAGTCGGCGCCGGCAAAGGCATCCATCCACTGGCCCTCAACCGCCAGGTCGGCCTCAATCACTTCGATTTCCGGATGCAGACTGCGCAACAGCGCAGTGTTGCTTGGATGCTTGTCGATGCCGACGATTTTCAGCCCAGGCGTACCCTTCAGGCGAGCGATGACATTTTGCCCGACCAGTCCGGCGGCTCCGGTTACAACGATTTTTTCCACTAGATTTCCATCCGGTTGAATATCGCCGCAGGTAGGTTGCGAATGATAAGCATAACGTAGCGCCAGAACCCGGGCGCATAGGCGATCGGCCCGCCACGGTGGGCGCGGGCGTAGGTGATTGCGGCGATTTGCTCAGGCTTCGCCCAGAGAGCACCCTCCCGTTTCATTCCTTCGGTCATTGGCGTCACCGTCGGGCCCGGCTTAATCAAGACGGCCCGTGGCCCCTTGTTGGCGAAGCGATGGGATATACCCTGAACAAGAGTTTCCAAGCCAGCCTTGGCTGCACCATAGATAAAATTGGCGCGCCGCCCGCGGTCACCGGCGACTGAGCCGATGACAACGAGACTACCGCGTCCCTGGATTTCGAGTGTATTGGCCGCAGTCAGGCACCAAGCCGCAACGGAATTAAAGTTGACGCTCAGAATTTCCTCGGCGACTACCAGATCGCGTTCTGCGGCGCCCTGATCTCCGAGAATTCCGTAGGCAATCAGCACGTGATCAATACCACCGATCTGCTGGACGAAACCTGCAAACTGCTGTGCGACGTCTGTCACGGCGGCAAGATCACTGATGGCCACGATGGCATTCTCGGCACCACGCGCTTTCAGGTCGACGGCCATCTGTGACAGACGAATTTCATTTCGACCAACGAGGAGGATGGAAGCCCCCTCTTTTGCATAGAGCCGGGCGGTGCAGGCCGCGATTGAGGACGTCGCACCCAAAATTATGACGCGCAATGTGTTAAATCCTTCATGCTTGCGATACACGCCGCCAAAAATGGGAACTGAAACCGCTGTCTACATACTTGGAGAAGTCCTGCCAACTGGGATAACCCTTTTGGAACATTTGAGCCGTCATTCGGCCATCCTTGGCGGGGTAGAGGCGGCCGCCGGCTTCGAGCACGATCGCATCAAGCCTCGCCATCAAACGTAGCGTTTCACTTCCATGATTTGGAAAGTCCAGCGCGAGGGTCGTACCCTCCATTGGGAAGGAGAGCATACCCGGAGACTCAACAGCACTGAATTTCTTTAGAACTGCAAGAAATGAGCCTTGGCCTTTTGCCGATATCGCTTTCAACATCTCGGTCGTCGCATCCCGCTGCGTAGAAGGGGGGACTACCGATTGGTACTGAAACATCCCCTTGCGACCGTATAGACGGTTCCAAGAGCCTATTGAATCAAGCGGATAAAAGAACGAATAAAGCGGGACACGGGCCGGCCCTGCCTTTCGTTTTCCATTCCAATAATAAAGAGTATTGAAAGCGCCAATCGAGTATCGGTTCATTGCCACACTTGGCAAGTCGAGCGGCATGGTGAAGCGCGTGTTACCCTGATCCAAAAGCCGCGAACCGACATTAGCATGGTTGCCTCGGGAGAAAATACCGCGACCAATCGAAGCTCCTTTGGCTAGGCAGTCAATCCAAGAGACTGTGTATTCAAACTTATCTTCGCTCTCTCTTGCAAGCGTGAAGAAAGAATCGAGGTTTTCGAACGGGATGTTCTCGGCATCGATTATCGCGCTCTCGATCTCTACGAGTTGCAGTTCTACCCAGGTAATCAGGCCCGTTAAGCCAAGACCACCTATCGTCGCGGCGAACAATTCGGCATTTTCGGTGGGTGCAAGTTCAAGTTCTTCGCCGTTGGAACGCAACAGGCCAAGCCTTCTAACCCACCGGCCTATCGGTCCGTTACGGTGGTGGTTCTTACCATGGATGTCGTTTC from Rhizobium rhododendri harbors:
- a CDS encoding NAD-dependent epimerase/dehydratase family protein, producing the protein MEKIVVTGAAGLVGQNVIARLKGTPGLKIVGIDKHPSNTALLRSLHPEIEVIEADLAVEGQWMDAFAGADSVLLNQAQIGGLIEQEFTDNNVTATEQIVEAMRRHGTPYFVHISSSVVNSKADDFYTRSKTTQERFIDTVGDIPHVVLRPTLMFGWFDRKHLGWLRRFMDRVPVFPIPGDGKFIRQPLYVGDFASIIISSLKSKQVGTYDISGLQQTYYGDVIQMIHDTVRPKARIVHIPYQLFWWLLFVYGKVSKKPPFTTSQLEALVIPETFPVIDWPTIFNVRATPLKDAISESYLDPRYSKIILDF
- a CDS encoding SDR family NAD(P)-dependent oxidoreductase, encoding MYRKHEGFNTLRVIILGATSSIAACTARLYAKEGASILLVGRNEIRLSQMAVDLKARGAENAIVAISDLAAVTDVAQQFAGFVQQIGGIDHVLIAYGILGDQGAAERDLVVAEEILSVNFNSVAAWCLTAANTLEIQGRGSLVVIGSVAGDRGRRANFIYGAAKAGLETLVQGISHRFANKGPRAVLIKPGPTVTPMTEGMKREGALWAKPEQIAAITYARAHRGGPIAYAPGFWRYVMLIIRNLPAAIFNRMEI
- a CDS encoding FAD-binding oxidoreductase: MTTFSRQNDFHSWGNVLKEEHQVARPVWRDQLKATALTGRQRGLTLLGTGLRRSYGDSGLNPAGGVIDMAGVDRIIYFDPTRGILRAEAGLSFDSLLRLIVRQGFFLPVTPGTRYVTLGGAVGNDIHGKNHHRNGPIGRWVRRLGLLRSNGEELELAPTENAELFAATIGGLGLTGLITWVELQLVEIESAIIDAENIPFENLDSFFTLARESEDKFEYTVSWIDCLAKGASIGRGIFSRGNHANVGSRLLDQGNTRFTMPLDLPSVAMNRYSIGAFNTLYYWNGKRKAGPARVPLYSFFYPLDSIGSWNRLYGRKGMFQYQSVVPPSTQRDATTEMLKAISAKGQGSFLAVLKKFSAVESPGMLSFPMEGTTLALDFPNHGSETLRLMARLDAIVLEAGGRLYPAKDGRMTAQMFQKGYPSWQDFSKYVDSGFSSHFWRRVSQA